One Methanosphaera cuniculi DNA window includes the following coding sequences:
- a CDS encoding glycosyltransferase family 4 protein, with translation MKIAFIYDTVYPWVTGGAERRIYEIAKRLSAKGHDVHIYSLGFWMNDPEYKDQKQIIYDGITHHSIGNSMDLYTNDDKRSIHEALYFARCLLSVDFSDFDIIDVQGFPYFSCYTTRLKRGNSKLIITLHEVWNNYWYEYMGKIGFIGKIVEKGIMYLTDNIICVSDNTYANMQEIKTPKNSTVIENGVNIEQIMNIKKSTDEFDVIYAGRLIFEKHVDLLIDAISILKKDNSHIKCCIIGNGPMKDKLTQKAKDLNLEDNIEFKDFCTNQDDLYSYMKSSKVFILPSTREGFGIVIIEANACGIPTITIDAPMNAAKSLISNKNGLISEDNPEDLADKIQTILDNDIFKGDDCIEFAKDYDWNMITDKTEKFYQEILK, from the coding sequence ATGAAAATTGCATTTATCTATGATACAGTATATCCATGGGTTACAGGAGGAGCTGAACGAAGAATATATGAAATTGCTAAAAGACTCTCAGCTAAAGGACATGATGTTCATATATATTCACTTGGTTTCTGGATGAATGACCCTGAATATAAAGATCAAAAACAAATCATATATGATGGTATTACACATCATAGTATAGGAAATAGTATGGATCTTTACACAAATGATGATAAAAGATCTATACATGAAGCATTATATTTTGCACGATGTCTACTTAGTGTTGATTTTAGTGACTTTGACATTATAGATGTACAAGGATTTCCATACTTTTCATGTTACACAACCAGGTTAAAAAGGGGAAATTCAAAGCTTATCATCACACTTCATGAAGTTTGGAATAACTACTGGTATGAATACATGGGAAAAATAGGTTTTATTGGTAAAATTGTTGAAAAAGGAATAATGTATCTTACAGATAACATAATCTGTGTATCAGATAATACATATGCTAATATGCAGGAAATTAAAACACCAAAAAATAGTACTGTTATTGAAAATGGTGTAAACATAGAACAAATAATGAATATCAAAAAATCAACTGATGAATTTGATGTTATCTATGCAGGTCGTCTTATTTTTGAAAAACATGTAGATTTACTAATTGATGCTATAAGTATCCTAAAAAAAGATAATTCTCATATTAAATGTTGTATTATTGGTAATGGACCTATGAAAGATAAACTTACACAAAAAGCTAAAGACTTAAATTTAGAAGATAATATTGAATTTAAAGACTTTTGTACAAATCAAGATGATCTTTATAGTTATATGAAAAGTTCCAAAGTTTTTATTCTTCCATCAACACGTGAGGGTTTTGGAATTGTTATAATTGAAGCTAATGCATGTGGTATTCCAACAATAACAATTGATGCTCCAATGAATGCAGCAAAATCATTGATAAGTAATAAAAATGGTTTAATATCAGAAGATAATCCAGAAGATCTTGCAGATAAGATACAAACAATACTAGATAATGATATCTTTAAGGGGGATGATTGTATTGAATTTGCAAAAGATTATGATTGGAATATGATAACAGATAAAACAGAGAAATTCTATCAAGAAATACTAAAATAA
- a CDS encoding Ig-like domain-containing protein produces MLFIKKVLLLVLSLIILTSIAGINAADNTSNLNKDNINTCSTSTINDDLSINQVNIQKENIKTNETKKLETKNTNKTLKTETKKQAVSMSVSNKTTPYQSKIQLVSTVKAKNGSNITGGEVVFKINDNTIGRSPLKNSKAYFIYNPGNNVPKNYKITAKYTGTNTYSNATAIGTLKIDKRTIRVTLVDKSVTHGDNIQLIATAVNNQNKYLSSGKVAFKLNGNTIGYSNIKNGKANFILNTTRYSAKTYKVSVTVGETSTTLKGTSNIANLKILPIEVRMSVSNKSIYKTQNVEYVATVVNSKTGKYVNKGRIQFKLNGSTIGFGAVKNGKAYITQYNVNLPDGTYTITGIYSADNTNSKQANGNLKVTTLKFTYNEVKNAAVYLRNHYESNQIIKTVPIKSTQIDVYSYFTVLLHTLKNIKNNKASQSVEYVYYDGIGNHADNIKGQTLTLNEMLKIANSVLSHYQTQHKAPTYIVYNSQKFGFYNMLYSFSKMIDVSSKTYLPATCKIYNWNTIHPTNSKVRTIYISSDNILSKTKDTAFMNEIKKQLVNRGYKVEIIGLGPNTHNKIRTETQPDNIAQLSIFGGADAGVIYDVSTRSFMRAKANRLLYFAFYPTAKDITNLSWLERAHDNYSPSSFKGIANPDKYLRSYGYDYVYSGEVSEIVNSFLEYIN; encoded by the coding sequence TTGTTATTCATTAAAAAAGTACTTCTCTTAGTACTATCACTTATAATATTAACTAGTATAGCAGGTATTAATGCTGCTGATAATACTAGTAATTTAAATAAAGATAATATTAATACATGTAGTACTTCAACTATTAATGATGATTTATCAATAAATCAGGTTAATATACAAAAGGAAAATATAAAAACAAATGAAACAAAGAAACTAGAAACAAAAAATACAAATAAGACTCTTAAAACTGAAACAAAAAAACAAGCTGTATCAATGAGTGTGTCAAATAAAACAACACCATATCAGAGTAAAATACAACTAGTATCCACCGTAAAAGCTAAAAATGGATCAAACATAACAGGTGGTGAAGTTGTATTTAAAATAAATGATAATACAATCGGACGAAGTCCACTTAAAAATTCAAAAGCATACTTTATATATAATCCTGGAAATAATGTGCCTAAAAACTATAAAATAACAGCAAAATACACAGGAACAAATACATACAGCAATGCAACAGCTATTGGAACACTAAAAATTGACAAACGAACCATCCGCGTAACATTAGTAGATAAAAGTGTAACTCATGGCGATAACATACAACTAATAGCAACAGCAGTAAATAACCAAAATAAATATCTATCTAGTGGTAAAGTTGCATTTAAACTTAATGGAAACACAATAGGATATTCAAATATTAAAAATGGAAAAGCAAACTTCATACTAAATACAACAAGATATAGTGCAAAAACCTATAAAGTATCAGTAACAGTAGGTGAAACAAGCACCACACTTAAAGGAACATCAAACATAGCAAATCTTAAAATTCTACCAATAGAAGTTAGAATGAGTGTATCAAACAAGTCAATATATAAAACACAAAACGTCGAATATGTAGCAACAGTTGTAAATTCAAAAACAGGAAAATACGTAAATAAAGGACGTATACAATTTAAGCTCAACGGAAGCACAATAGGATTTGGAGCTGTTAAAAACGGAAAAGCATACATTACACAATATAATGTAAACCTACCTGATGGAACATACACAATAACAGGAATATACTCAGCAGATAATACTAATTCAAAACAAGCAAATGGAAATCTTAAAGTTACCACACTAAAATTCACATATAATGAAGTAAAAAATGCAGCAGTATATCTAAGAAATCATTATGAATCAAATCAGATAATAAAAACTGTTCCAATAAAATCAACACAGATAGATGTATATTCATACTTCACAGTATTACTTCACACACTAAAAAATATAAAGAACAACAAAGCATCCCAAAGCGTTGAATATGTATACTATGATGGAATAGGAAATCATGCAGATAATATAAAAGGACAAACATTAACACTCAATGAAATGCTAAAAATAGCAAATAGTGTACTTAGTCATTATCAAACACAACATAAAGCACCAACATACATAGTTTATAATTCACAGAAGTTTGGATTTTATAATATGCTCTACTCATTTTCAAAAATGATAGATGTATCATCAAAAACCTATCTTCCAGCAACATGTAAAATATACAACTGGAACACAATACATCCAACAAATTCAAAAGTTCGTACAATCTACATATCAAGTGATAACATACTATCAAAAACTAAAGACACAGCATTTATGAATGAAATTAAAAAACAACTAGTAAATCGTGGATATAAAGTTGAAATTATAGGTTTAGGACCTAATACTCATAATAAAATAAGAACAGAAACACAGCCTGATAATATTGCTCAACTTTCAATCTTTGGAGGAGCAGATGCTGGAGTAATATATGATGTATCAACAAGAAGCTTTATGCGTGCAAAAGCAAACAGACTTCTATACTTTGCATTCTATCCAACAGCAAAAGATATAACAAATCTAAGTTGGCTTGAACGTGCACATGATAACTATAGTCCAAGTAGTTTTAAAGGAATTGCAAATCCTGATAAATACTTAAGAAGTTATGGTTATGATTATGTTTACTCAGGAGAAGTTTCAGAAATAGTAAATAGCTTCCTTGAATATATTAACTAA
- a CDS encoding glycosyltransferase family 4 protein translates to MTEKLKILFIHNTAMWYRIPFFKQLALNYDLHLVFTHFEVISSIYNSTTTRNIKGLEDVNYTILENDKKGNTQNLDKILKEDYDIIIGGSWDSIAELRETIKISRYAHKHNIPFIIWREDWDWKRPNNIKQKILDKTIKHLTQKADQILVPGTIHKQYFQKLGVKPENITIMPNVSNIKGYNPNITQDTNIKTILYVGRLIKRKGVIYLIKAFKKLHKKHENVRLIIVGEGDEEKTLKKYIKDHKIPDITFTGKIPNNQLKDYYQMANLVVVPSTDDEMGDPWVFILNEAMYYSNPVIATDAVGAAYDMIEDNGYMVKQRNPDELYIKMDEIISNPKIEESMSKKSKEIIDKKYQYKNMTNAFDNAIKKVKKS, encoded by the coding sequence TTGACAGAAAAACTTAAAATATTATTCATACATAATACTGCCATGTGGTATAGAATACCTTTTTTTAAACAGCTTGCATTAAATTATGATTTGCATCTTGTATTTACACATTTTGAAGTAATATCATCAATTTACAATAGTACTACTACAAGAAATATTAAAGGACTTGAAGATGTAAATTATACCATTCTTGAAAATGATAAAAAAGGCAATACACAAAACCTTGATAAAATACTAAAAGAAGACTATGACATAATAATAGGTGGAAGTTGGGATAGTATAGCAGAATTACGAGAAACTATAAAAATAAGCAGATATGCACATAAACATAACATACCATTTATCATATGGAGAGAAGACTGGGACTGGAAAAGACCAAATAACATAAAACAAAAAATACTAGATAAAACAATAAAACACCTAACACAAAAAGCAGATCAAATACTAGTACCAGGTACTATACACAAACAATACTTCCAAAAACTAGGAGTTAAACCTGAAAATATAACCATCATGCCAAATGTAAGTAACATCAAAGGATACAACCCAAATATAACACAAGATACCAATATAAAAACAATACTCTATGTAGGACGTCTAATTAAAAGAAAAGGTGTAATCTACCTAATAAAAGCATTTAAAAAACTACACAAAAAACATGAAAATGTAAGACTAATCATAGTAGGTGAAGGTGATGAAGAAAAAACACTTAAAAAATACATAAAAGACCATAAAATACCAGATATCACCTTTACAGGTAAAATTCCAAATAACCAACTTAAAGACTACTATCAAATGGCAAATCTTGTAGTAGTACCATCTACTGATGATGAAATGGGAGATCCATGGGTATTCATACTAAATGAAGCAATGTATTATTCAAATCCAGTAATAGCAACAGATGCAGTAGGAGCTGCATATGATATGATAGAAGATAATGGCTACATGGTAAAACAAAGAAATCCTGATGAACTCTACATTAAAATGGATGAAATAATATCAAATCCTAAAATAGAAGAATCAATGTCAAAAAAATCTAAAGAAATAATTGATAAAAAATATCAGTATAAAAATATGACTAATGCATTTGATAATGCAATAAAAAAAGTTAAAAAAAGTTAA
- a CDS encoding glycosyltransferase family 4 protein, with product MKVIQTPVRFYPFIGGVEQYVYYISKQLVKYDDCEVDVICANEPESPKFETYEGINIKRLDYKGKVANTNVTPSLPNVLSSTDFDIIHTHIPTPWSADWSNIIARRKDKPLIVTYHNDIIGSGFANVIANVYNKTALKYLLNKADRIIITQDDYINSPHLTNYKDKIITIPNGVDTTLFKPQDKRNHNQIFFLSVLDRFHKYKGLDYLLEALSEVKKTIPDVKLVVGGKGELLDYYKQKTQKLGIQDNVEFKGFLTDEEVINYYATSELFILPSISSLQEGFGIVVLEALSSKTPVISTDIVGVADDVIKTNSGIIIPPKDVKALKESIIKILKDPELQKNMGENGRKLVQQKYEWKQIAEDIHTLYHEVIDEYNK from the coding sequence TTGAAAGTTATTCAAACACCAGTACGTTTTTATCCTTTTATTGGAGGAGTAGAACAGTATGTATATTATATTTCAAAACAACTAGTTAAGTACGATGATTGTGAAGTTGATGTAATATGTGCAAATGAACCTGAAAGCCCTAAATTTGAAACATACGAAGGGATTAATATTAAAAGATTAGATTATAAAGGTAAGGTTGCAAATACAAATGTTACACCATCATTACCAAATGTTTTATCAAGTACTGACTTTGATATTATTCATACTCATATTCCAACACCATGGAGTGCTGATTGGAGTAATATAATAGCAAGACGTAAAGATAAACCACTTATTGTAACATATCATAATGATATTATAGGATCAGGATTTGCAAATGTCATAGCAAATGTATATAATAAAACAGCACTTAAATACCTCCTAAATAAGGCAGATAGAATAATAATAACACAGGATGATTATATAAACTCACCTCATCTTACAAATTATAAAGATAAAATCATAACAATACCAAATGGAGTAGATACAACACTATTTAAACCACAAGATAAACGAAACCATAACCAAATCTTCTTTTTAAGTGTACTTGATCGCTTCCATAAATATAAGGGACTTGACTACCTACTTGAAGCACTAAGTGAAGTTAAAAAAACAATACCTGATGTAAAACTAGTAGTAGGAGGAAAAGGTGAACTACTAGATTATTATAAACAAAAAACACAAAAACTAGGAATCCAAGATAATGTTGAATTTAAAGGCTTTCTAACAGATGAAGAAGTAATAAACTACTACGCTACATCAGAATTATTCATACTACCATCAATCTCATCACTACAAGAAGGCTTTGGAATTGTAGTACTTGAAGCACTCTCATCAAAAACTCCAGTAATAAGCACAGATATAGTTGGAGTAGCAGATGATGTAATAAAAACAAACAGTGGAATAATAATACCACCAAAAGATGTAAAAGCACTAAAAGAAAGCATTATTAAAATACTAAAAGATCCTGAGCTTCAAAAAAATATGGGTGAAAATGGACGAAAACTAGTACAACAAAAATATGAATGGAAACAAATAGCAGAAGACATTCACACACTATATCATGAAGTAATAGATGAATATAACAAATAA
- a CDS encoding glycosyltransferase family 4 protein — MKICYISNMYPPAILGGAEIIVQKMAQAMKKRGHEVIIITTSPDNQQHIIDDDKIKVYQLNTTRLYQPYQQTQVSGIKKPLWHLFDLWNNKTKKEVIKILRKEDVDIVHLNNYKGLSMAIFDVTSNLNIPLVFESHDFSLICPRANLIRANNTLCKKPNFICSQYINIQKKLLDDNVDLLIAPSNFMINKYHENGFFNNTKSVKIPLAIDKKTQHHPKDYTTIDIMYIGSMGKHKGVDTLINAFKQIPDDNIHLHLVGKGYDLDEFKMMAKDDERITFHGYVDNDKISEFYNMANLIVVPSICYDNSPMVIYESFTHSTPVIGSNIGGIPELIDDNVNGRLFNPGDVNDLKNVLEDTIKDTKILQTLEDNASHTLSDNSMDIMIKKLEDEYEKLIK; from the coding sequence ATGAAAATATGCTACATATCCAACATGTATCCACCAGCAATACTTGGAGGAGCTGAAATAATAGTTCAAAAAATGGCACAAGCCATGAAAAAAAGAGGACATGAAGTAATTATAATAACTACAAGCCCTGATAACCAACAACACATAATAGATGATGATAAAATTAAAGTTTATCAACTAAATACAACACGATTATATCAGCCATACCAACAAACACAAGTTAGTGGAATTAAAAAGCCATTATGGCACTTATTTGACTTATGGAATAATAAAACTAAAAAAGAGGTAATAAAAATACTTCGTAAAGAAGATGTTGATATTGTTCATCTTAATAACTATAAAGGACTTTCAATGGCAATATTTGATGTAACAAGTAATCTTAACATACCACTTGTATTTGAATCACATGATTTTTCACTAATATGTCCAAGAGCAAATCTAATACGAGCAAATAACACACTATGCAAAAAACCAAACTTCATATGCTCACAATACATTAATATTCAGAAAAAACTACTAGATGATAATGTAGATCTTCTCATTGCACCATCTAATTTTATGATAAACAAATACCATGAAAATGGATTCTTTAACAACACAAAATCTGTTAAAATACCACTTGCAATAGATAAAAAAACACAACATCATCCAAAAGATTATACTACAATTGACATTATGTATATTGGTAGTATGGGAAAACATAAAGGTGTAGATACACTAATAAATGCATTTAAACAAATACCAGATGATAACATACACTTACACCTGGTTGGTAAAGGATATGATCTTGATGAATTTAAAATGATGGCAAAAGATGATGAACGTATAACATTTCATGGCTATGTTGATAATGATAAAATATCAGAATTTTACAACATGGCAAATCTCATAGTTGTCCCATCAATATGCTATGATAACTCACCAATGGTAATATATGAAAGCTTTACACACTCAACACCAGTTATAGGTAGTAATATTGGAGGAATACCAGAACTTATCGATGATAATGTTAATGGACGCTTATTTAATCCAGGAGATGTTAATGACCTGAAAAATGTACTAGAAGATACAATAAAAGATACAAAAATATTACAAACATTAGAAGATAATGCATCTCACACACTTTCTGATAACTCAATGGATATAATGATAAAAAAACTTGAAGATGAATATGAAAAACTTATAAAATAA